From Candidatus Palibaumannia cicadellinicola, the proteins below share one genomic window:
- the mdtH gene encoding multidrug efflux MFS transporter MdtH, with the protein MSSVSQARSLGKYFLFIDNMLVVMGFYIVFPLISIRFVDQLGWAALLVGIALGIRQFIQQGLGIFGGAFADKIGAKPMIITGMIMRAIGFLFMGIADEPWLLWLSCTLSALGGTLFDPPRTALVIKLTRPWERGRFYSILMIQDSTCAMVGSLLGSWLLQYNFELVCIAGAVLFILAAIFNAWLLPAYRISTVQTSMIEGMRIVLYDHRFVTYVLTLTGYYMLSVQVMLMLPIRVHEIAGQLAAVRWTYALEAALSLSLLYPIARWSEKRFSLETRFMFGLMIMLLSLFPIGMIHNLKVLFLLISIFYTGSIIAEPARETLGASLADHRARGSYMGFSRIGLAFGGAIGYSGGGWLYDIGNQLDIPQLPWCMLGIIGLITLLVFYCQFQLRPIKPMIKPIMLNRSSRE; encoded by the coding sequence ATGTCTTCGGTATCACAAGCTCGAAGCTTGGGTAAGTATTTTCTTTTTATAGATAATATGTTAGTAGTAATGGGTTTTTATATAGTATTTCCACTTATATCTATTCGTTTCGTCGATCAACTTGGTTGGGCTGCACTGTTGGTCGGTATTGCTCTTGGGATACGCCAATTTATTCAGCAAGGGCTAGGTATTTTTGGTGGTGCGTTTGCTGATAAAATTGGCGCAAAACCGATGATTATAACCGGTATGATAATGCGTGCTATTGGTTTTCTTTTTATGGGTATTGCAGATGAACCATGGTTACTATGGTTATCCTGTACACTATCAGCATTGGGTGGCACATTATTTGATCCTCCACGTACTGCGCTAGTTATTAAACTAACTAGACCATGGGAGCGTGGTCGTTTTTATTCAATATTAATGATACAGGACAGTACTTGTGCTATGGTTGGTTCACTACTTGGTAGTTGGCTACTACAATATAATTTCGAATTAGTTTGTATAGCAGGTGCAGTACTATTTATTTTAGCTGCTATTTTTAACGCTTGGCTACTTCCTGCTTACCGTATATCTACGGTACAGACTTCTATGATAGAAGGAATGCGAATAGTACTATATGACCATCGTTTTGTTACCTATGTGTTAACATTAACAGGATATTATATGTTATCAGTACAAGTAATGTTGATGCTACCTATTAGGGTACATGAGATAGCTGGTCAGCTTGCTGCAGTAAGATGGACATATGCTCTTGAAGCTGCCTTATCGTTATCGCTATTGTACCCAATTGCTAGATGGAGTGAGAAACGCTTTAGTCTAGAAACTAGGTTTATGTTTGGCCTAATGATTATGCTCTTGAGTCTATTTCCGATCGGTATGATTCATAACCTAAAAGTTTTATTTTTGCTAATTAGCATCTTTTATACTGGATCAATTATAGCTGAACCAGCACGCGAAACTTTAGGGGCATCACTAGCAGATCATCGTGCTCGTGGTAGTTATATGGGTTTTAGCCGTATAGGCTTAGCTTTTGGAGGCGCTATTGGTTATAGCGGTGGTGGATGGTTATATGATATTGGTAACCAGCTAGATATACCGCAGTTACCTTGGTGTATGTTAGGAATTATAGGTCTTATTACATTATTAGTATTCTATTGTCAGTTTCAGCTGCGCCCTATCAAACCTATGATAAAACCTATAATGTTGAACCGTAGTAGTAGGGAATAA
- the pcnB gene encoding polynucleotide adenylyltransferase PcnB yields MFTRTAKCCRQGLNSENVDTELALTLTIIPRNQHSISRKEISANALKVLYRLSKAGFDAYLVGGCVRDILLGKKPNDFDITTNATPEEMRKLFRNCRLVGRRFRLAHVIFGKEIIEVATLRGHHKRIDPKNQYSSTTTTATSLTCKNGMLLRDNIFGSIEEDAQRRDFSVNCIYYSVIDLSLRDYTGGLKDIKDKKIRLIGDPETRYREDPVRMLRAVRFAAKLNMTISEETAKPILRLSKLLDHIPPARLFDEAMKLLQTGYGEQTYRLLCQYQLFKKLFPLISRKFTENGDSYMERMITKVLSYNDNKFHKASMVNPAFLFAAMLWYPLLDSVQKKTKDSRIAYFDAFIIAINDVLDEQSNTLAIPKKITIFIRDMWQLQLKLSLYNGKKAQKLIEHPKFRSAYDLLVLRAEVEKNIELQRIHNWWNKLQTTLTLHRNMIHTMSLLNQEK; encoded by the coding sequence ATTTTTACCCGAACAGCAAAATGTTGCCGTCAGGGACTTAATAGTGAAAATGTTGACACTGAATTGGCATTAACTTTAACTATTATCCCACGCAATCAGCACTCCATCTCTCGTAAAGAGATCAGTGCAAATGCATTAAAGGTCCTTTACCGTCTTAGTAAAGCAGGATTCGATGCCTATTTAGTAGGAGGTTGTGTGAGAGATATTTTATTAGGTAAAAAACCTAATGACTTCGATATTACTACAAATGCTACTCCAGAAGAAATGCGTAAATTATTTCGTAATTGCCGACTAGTAGGTCGCCGCTTTCGTCTTGCTCACGTGATATTCGGCAAAGAAATAATTGAAGTTGCTACTTTAAGAGGTCATCACAAAAGAATTGATCCTAAAAATCAATATAGTAGTACGACTACAACAGCTACCTCACTAACCTGCAAAAATGGGATGTTATTACGTGATAATATTTTCGGTTCTATTGAGGAAGACGCTCAGCGAAGAGATTTCTCTGTAAATTGTATTTATTATAGTGTTATAGATTTATCTTTAAGAGATTATACAGGTGGCTTAAAAGATATAAAAGATAAGAAAATTCGTTTAATTGGAGATCCTGAGACCAGGTATCGGGAAGATCCCGTTAGAATGCTACGCGCGGTGCGCTTCGCAGCTAAATTAAACATGACTATAAGTGAAGAAACAGCAAAACCTATTCTTAGACTGTCAAAATTATTAGATCATATTCCTCCAGCTAGGCTATTCGACGAAGCTATGAAATTACTGCAAACTGGGTATGGTGAACAAACTTATCGCTTACTTTGTCAATATCAGCTGTTCAAAAAACTATTTCCATTGATTAGTAGAAAATTTACCGAGAACGGCGACAGTTATATGGAAAGAATGATCACAAAAGTACTTTCATATAACGACAATAAATTTCATAAAGCAAGTATGGTTAATCCTGCTTTTTTATTTGCTGCTATGCTATGGTATCCTTTATTAGATTCTGTGCAAAAAAAAACAAAAGATAGCAGAATTGCCTATTTTGATGCTTTTATAATTGCTATTAATGATGTACTAGATGAACAGTCAAATACATTAGCTATTCCTAAAAAGATAACAATCTTTATACGTGATATGTGGCAATTACAACTCAAGTTATCACTTTATAATGGTAAAAAAGCTCAAAAATTAATAGAACATCCCAAGTTTCGCAGTGCCTATGATTTACTAGTACTACGCGCTGAAGTAGAAAAAAATATTGAATTACAGCGTATTCACAACTGGTGGAATAAATTACAAACTACATTAACTTTACATCGTAATATGATACATACTATGAGTCTACTAAATCAAGAGAAATAA
- the leuS gene encoding leucine--tRNA ligase translates to MQELYDPQKIEYDIQKYWHENETFQVKEDINKEKYYCLSMLPYPSGSLHMGHVRNYTIGDVIARYQRMQGKNVLQPIGWDAFGLPAEIAAIKNKTAPANWTYANINYMKNQLKQLGFSYDWSREITTCQPKYYRWEQLFFTQLYENGLVYKKTSLVHWCSIDKTVLANEQVIDGCCWRCGHKVNYKKIPQWFIKITAYADQLLYDLDKLEYWPEQIKTMQRNWIGRSEGINITFEVAETEEQLTVYTTRPDTLMGVTYLAIAINHVLTRKAASCNSELLDFINNESHTQLAEAAIVKMEKQGVFTGLYAIHPIKGEKLPIWVTNFVLFDYGTGSVMGVPAHNQHDWEFAKKYNLPIKTVILNEESSKPNKSSKPNIGARAMMEKGVLYNSGEFDGLNYQDAYKAITKVLIERGIGKKKVNYRLRDWVVSRQRYWGAPIPMITLENGSIVTTSIDNLPVILPEYAFMEGIYNPLKNDKTWSNTTYNNHAAMRETDTFDTFMESSWYYARYTCPNYDKGILDIAAANYWLPVDQYIGGIEHATMHLMYFRFYHKLLRDAGLVQSDEPTKRLLCQGMVLADAFYYVDSSTGERIWVSPSNVKTVQREKNGTIVKAIDSQCNELVYAGMIKMSKSKNNGVDPNIIINKYGADTLRLFMMFASPAEMNLEWRESGLAGAKRFLTRLWTIIYKHTKLGMVIALEYSNISNDQKKLRRELHQTIAKVTDDISRRQTFNTAIAAIMQLVNTLSEASKTNAQDRAILQEALLAVVRMLYPFTPHICFKLWQALGGKENIDNAPWPIIDNNALLNDNILIIVQINGKMRSRITVPADADERLVLESVYRDKSVMKYLNLKTPNRVIYIPKKLVNLIIG, encoded by the coding sequence ATGCAAGAGCTTTATGACCCTCAAAAGATTGAATATGATATTCAGAAATACTGGCATGAAAATGAAACTTTCCAGGTAAAAGAAGATATCAATAAAGAAAAATATTATTGTCTATCTATGCTACCCTATCCATCTGGTAGTCTGCATATGGGACATGTACGTAATTATACAATCGGCGATGTCATTGCAAGATATCAGCGTATGCAAGGGAAAAATGTACTGCAACCTATAGGATGGGATGCTTTTGGCTTACCTGCTGAAATAGCAGCTATAAAAAACAAAACAGCACCTGCAAACTGGACTTATGCTAATATTAATTATATGAAAAATCAACTAAAGCAACTAGGTTTTAGTTACGATTGGAGCCGTGAAATAACAACATGTCAACCAAAGTACTACCGTTGGGAACAATTATTCTTTACCCAATTATATGAAAATGGTTTGGTATATAAGAAAACTTCACTAGTACACTGGTGCTCAATTGATAAAACAGTACTTGCTAACGAACAAGTAATAGATGGGTGCTGCTGGCGATGTGGTCATAAAGTAAATTACAAAAAAATTCCACAGTGGTTCATTAAAATTACCGCTTATGCTGACCAATTACTTTATGATCTAGATAAACTAGAATACTGGCCAGAACAGATCAAGACTATGCAACGTAATTGGATTGGTCGTTCTGAAGGTATAAATATTACATTTGAGGTAGCAGAAACAGAAGAACAACTTACTGTTTATACCACACGTCCCGATACTTTAATGGGCGTGACCTATTTGGCAATAGCTATTAATCATGTACTAACTAGAAAAGCTGCTAGTTGTAATTCAGAATTATTGGATTTCATTAATAATGAAAGCCATACACAATTAGCAGAAGCGGCCATAGTAAAAATGGAAAAACAAGGTGTATTTACTGGTTTATACGCAATCCATCCTATTAAAGGAGAAAAACTACCAATATGGGTGACTAATTTTGTACTTTTTGATTACGGTACTGGATCAGTGATGGGAGTACCTGCACATAATCAGCATGATTGGGAGTTTGCAAAAAAATATAACTTACCTATTAAGACTGTCATTCTTAATGAAGAAAGCAGTAAACCTAATAAAAGCAGTAAACCTAATATAGGTGCACGAGCAATGATGGAAAAAGGTGTTCTTTATAATTCTGGTGAATTCGATGGCCTAAATTATCAAGATGCCTATAAAGCCATTACTAAAGTTTTGATAGAAAGGGGGATAGGTAAGAAAAAGGTAAACTATCGTTTACGTGACTGGGTAGTTTCACGCCAACGTTACTGGGGTGCTCCGATACCTATGATAACACTAGAAAATGGTTCAATAGTTACAACATCTATAGATAATTTGCCTGTTATCTTACCAGAGTATGCTTTTATGGAAGGAATTTATAATCCCCTGAAAAATGATAAAACATGGTCTAATACTACTTATAATAATCATGCGGCAATGCGTGAAACTGATACTTTCGATACTTTTATGGAATCTTCTTGGTACTACGCACGCTATACTTGTCCAAATTATGATAAAGGAATATTAGATATTGCTGCAGCAAACTATTGGCTACCTGTGGATCAATATATTGGCGGAATTGAACATGCTACTATGCACTTAATGTACTTTCGCTTTTATCATAAATTATTACGTGATGCTGGGTTAGTTCAATCAGACGAGCCTACTAAACGTCTATTATGTCAAGGTATGGTGTTAGCTGATGCATTTTACTATGTAGATAGTAGTACCGGTGAACGTATCTGGGTTTCACCTAGTAATGTTAAAACAGTTCAGCGTGAAAAAAACGGAACAATTGTTAAGGCTATCGATTCACAATGTAACGAGCTAGTATATGCAGGCATGATAAAAATGTCTAAATCTAAAAATAATGGTGTAGATCCGAATATTATAATTAACAAATATGGAGCTGATACTTTGCGTTTGTTTATGATGTTCGCCTCTCCAGCAGAAATGAATTTAGAATGGCGAGAGTCTGGTTTAGCTGGTGCTAAAAGATTTTTAACACGTCTATGGACGATAATATATAAACACACTAAACTTGGTATGGTAATTGCGCTAGAATATTCCAATATTAGTAATGATCAAAAAAAATTACGTAGAGAATTACATCAAACAATAGCTAAAGTAACTGATGATATCAGTCGCCGCCAAACGTTTAATACTGCGATTGCTGCTATTATGCAGTTAGTAAATACACTATCCGAAGCATCGAAAACAAATGCACAAGACCGCGCTATTTTGCAAGAAGCTCTGCTTGCTGTAGTACGTATGTTATATCCATTTACACCTCATATTTGCTTTAAGCTATGGCAAGCATTAGGTGGAAAAGAAAATATTGATAATGCTCCATGGCCCATAATAGATAACAATGCACTGTTAAATGATAATATATTAATCATTGTTCAAATTAATGGTAAAATGCGCAGTCGAATTACAGTTCCAGCTGATGCAGACGAAAGATTAGTACTAGAATCTGTTTACAGAGACAAGTCTGTTATGAAATATTTAAATTTAAAAACACCCAATAGAGTAATTTATATACCTAAAAAACTGGTGAACCTAATTATAGGTTAG
- the pgsA gene encoding CDP-diacylglycerol--glycerol-3-phosphate 3-phosphatidyltransferase — MRLNIPTYFTMLRVIMIPVFVLVFYLPFQWGYSISALIFFIAAVTDWLDGFLARYLKQTTSFGAFLDPVADKLMVSVALVLVAEHFHSYVITLPAATLIAREIIISALRELMAELGKRCNIAVTWISKAKTTVQMLALITLLWHHQELVILGIISLYISVILTLFSIFQYLYVAWCTILIKK, encoded by the coding sequence ATGCGATTAAATATCCCTACCTATTTTACTATGTTACGTGTTATTATGATACCTGTTTTTGTACTGGTATTCTATTTACCCTTTCAGTGGGGATATAGCATCAGCGCATTAATTTTCTTTATTGCTGCTGTTACTGATTGGTTAGATGGTTTTTTAGCACGTTATTTGAAACAAACTACCAGTTTTGGTGCATTTCTTGATCCAGTTGCTGATAAATTGATGGTATCAGTGGCACTAGTACTAGTAGCAGAACATTTTCACTCATATGTCATTACTTTACCTGCAGCTACTTTAATTGCACGAGAAATTATTATTTCAGCATTAAGAGAATTGATGGCTGAATTAGGTAAGCGCTGTAATATTGCAGTTACTTGGATTAGCAAAGCAAAAACTACTGTACAAATGCTAGCATTAATTACATTACTATGGCATCATCAAGAGCTAGTAATATTAGGTATAATTTCTTTGTATATTTCTGTAATACTAACATTATTTTCTATATTTCAGTATTTATACGTCGCATGGTGTACTATATTAATAAAAAAATAG
- the lipB gene encoding lipoyl(octanoyl) transferase LipB, with product MINNIIVRNMGIQPYLSILQAMHHFTDNRKMQTPDEVWLVQHPPVFTQGQAGKSSNLLMPGDIPVVQSDRGGQVTYHGPGQQLMYVMLDLRRRKLSVRNLVSLLEKTVITTLDYFSINAYTRANAPGVYVGKYKICSIGLRIKKGYSLHGLALNIAMDLAPFLLINPCGESGLRMTQVSQLLSVEFRIEYLVYRLIYTFLSLIKT from the coding sequence ATTATTAATAATATTATTGTTAGAAATATGGGTATACAGCCCTATCTATCTATTTTGCAAGCTATGCACCATTTTACTGATAATCGAAAAATGCAAACTCCTGATGAAGTATGGCTAGTACAGCATCCACCTGTCTTTACTCAGGGACAGGCTGGTAAATCATCTAATTTGCTGATGCCTGGAGATATCCCAGTGGTACAAAGCGATCGTGGCGGACAGGTTACCTATCATGGGCCCGGCCAACAATTAATGTATGTTATGCTAGATTTACGCAGACGTAAACTGAGTGTACGTAATTTAGTTTCTTTATTAGAGAAAACTGTTATCACTACTCTTGACTACTTTTCAATTAATGCTTATACCCGTGCTAACGCCCCTGGCGTATACGTCGGAAAATATAAAATTTGCTCTATTGGGTTACGTATTAAAAAAGGTTATTCTTTGCACGGTTTAGCACTAAACATAGCTATGGATTTAGCTCCATTTTTACTTATTAATCCCTGCGGTGAATCAGGATTACGTATGACTCAAGTTAGCCAGCTATTATCAGTAGAATTTAGAATAGAATATTTAGTTTACAGACTAATATATACATTCCTATCGCTAATAAAAACCTAA
- the holA gene encoding DNA polymerase III subunit delta yields MIRLYPSQLEVQLKTNLYSYYLLIGNDILLLQESQNSIYAKAHNLRFNEHYSIVLDEVTDWDTIHSISKTRSLFASRQTLLLIIPEKGITAMIEEKLVAILGSLLNKDLLLILRSNKMFSVNYNSKLLKVLSNYHGVLVNCTTPEPDKLPLWVHNRAKKMQLSLDNAACQLLCYCYEGNLSALVNVLELLKLMYTDGILTLPRVEQSINDSSHFTIFNLINTILEGNHERASHIIHKLRLVAIEPVILLRYIQQDVLLLLNISNKINDTPIRILFDQHKIWINRRPLLLKALKRINLQRLYKAITLILKIELTIKNTNNDASDSDYIWANINNLALLLCCSNELIPAEMIEYI; encoded by the coding sequence ATGATTAGGCTATATCCCTCTCAGTTAGAAGTACAACTAAAAACTAATTTGTATTCTTACTATTTACTGATTGGTAATGATATACTTTTGCTGCAAGAGAGCCAAAATAGTATTTACGCTAAGGCACATAATCTTAGGTTTAATGAACATTATAGCATAGTGTTAGACGAAGTCACAGATTGGGATACTATACATAGTATAAGTAAAACACGAAGCCTATTCGCAAGTCGCCAAACTTTATTATTGATAATACCTGAAAAAGGTATCACTGCAATGATAGAAGAAAAATTAGTAGCTATATTAGGATCTTTATTAAATAAAGATTTATTACTAATTTTACGTAGTAACAAAATGTTTAGTGTGAATTATAATAGTAAATTGTTAAAAGTATTAAGTAACTACCATGGAGTGTTAGTTAACTGCACTACGCCTGAACCTGATAAATTGCCATTATGGGTTCATAACCGTGCAAAAAAAATGCAGCTATCGCTAGATAATGCTGCTTGTCAGTTACTATGTTATTGCTATGAAGGAAATTTATCTGCATTGGTCAATGTACTAGAGCTCCTCAAGTTAATGTACACTGATGGCATACTTACTCTACCGCGGGTAGAGCAATCAATAAATGATTCCTCTCACTTTACTATTTTTAATTTGATAAATACTATACTAGAAGGTAATCATGAACGTGCTAGTCATATTATACACAAGTTACGGTTAGTAGCTATAGAACCAGTGATACTGCTACGCTACATCCAGCAAGATGTTTTGCTACTACTTAATATTAGTAATAAGATAAATGATACGCCTATAAGAATATTATTTGACCAACATAAAATATGGATCAATCGTAGACCTTTACTTCTGAAGGCGCTAAAGCGGATAAATTTACAGCGCTTGTATAAAGCCATAACACTAATTCTAAAGATAGAACTAACTATTAAGAATACAAATAATGATGCTAGTGATAGTGATTATATATGGGCTAATATTAATAATTTAGCACTGCTATTATGTTGTAGTAATGAGCTTATTCCTGCAGAAATGATAGAATATATCTAA
- the dksA gene encoding RNA polymerase-binding protein DksA has product MQQQGKKITNRKKSSLSILAIAGVEQYQQKPGEEYMNDAQLLYFRRILAAWRNQLRDEVGRTVSNMRDEAANFPDPVDRAAQEEEFSLELRNLDRERKLIKKIEKTLKKVEEHAFGFCESCGIEIGIRRLEARPTADLCIDCKILAEIRDKQMLDNN; this is encoded by the coding sequence ATGCAACAACAAGGGAAAAAAATTACCAATCGTAAAAAATCCTCATTAAGTATTCTCGCTATAGCTGGAGTAGAACAATATCAGCAGAAGCCTGGCGAAGAATATATGAATGATGCTCAGCTGTTATATTTTAGACGTATTCTAGCAGCATGGCGCAATCAGCTGAGAGATGAAGTTGGACGCACAGTTTCTAATATGCGTGATGAGGCAGCAAATTTTCCTGATCCTGTAGATAGGGCAGCTCAGGAAGAAGAATTTAGCCTTGAACTACGTAATCTTGATCGCGAACGTAAGTTAATTAAGAAAATTGAAAAAACACTAAAAAAAGTAGAAGAACATGCTTTTGGCTTCTGTGAATCTTGCGGAATAGAAATAGGCATTCGTCGTTTAGAAGCTAGACCTACTGCTGATTTATGTATCGACTGCAAAATTTTGGCAGAAATAAGAGACAAGCAGATGTTAGATAATAACTAG
- the lipA gene encoding lipoyl synthase codes for MSEPKKINLHLAKNNTNSEEKLRKPSWIKIKFPNNYYNINYIKTMMKQNGLHTICEESSCPNIFECFSCGTATFMILGKICTRRCAFCNVANGKPINPDINEPEKIAATIKNMGLRYVVITSVNRDDLHDGGAKHFSDCISAIRSKNATTSIEILVPDFRGRMKQAIEILNKTPPDVFNHNIENVPRLYRTVRPGANYSHSLKLLKTFKECNPSLPTKSGLMMGLGETKDEILEVMRDLRLNGVTMLTIGQYLQPSIHHLPVKRYVSPKEFDEIKNESLAMGFTHAYCGPFIRSSYHADLQYQDKGI; via the coding sequence ATGAGTGAACCTAAAAAAATTAACTTGCACTTAGCGAAAAATAACACTAATAGTGAAGAAAAATTACGTAAACCATCATGGATAAAAATTAAATTTCCAAATAATTACTATAATATTAATTATATTAAGACTATGATGAAACAAAATGGTTTACATACTATTTGTGAGGAATCGTCTTGTCCAAACATTTTTGAATGTTTTAGCTGTGGCACTGCTACTTTTATGATATTAGGTAAAATTTGTACCCGCCGATGTGCTTTTTGTAACGTAGCTAATGGTAAACCAATTAATCCAGATATCAATGAACCAGAAAAAATAGCTGCAACCATTAAAAATATGGGATTACGCTATGTAGTAATAACTTCTGTAAACCGTGATGATTTACATGATGGTGGCGCTAAACATTTTAGTGATTGTATCAGTGCTATAAGATCAAAAAACGCTACTACTAGTATCGAAATACTAGTTCCAGACTTCCGCGGACGCATGAAGCAAGCAATAGAAATACTTAACAAAACGCCACCAGATGTATTTAACCATAATATAGAAAATGTGCCACGTCTTTACCGTACAGTTAGACCAGGTGCTAACTATAGCCATTCTTTGAAGTTACTTAAAACATTTAAAGAATGTAATCCATCTTTACCTACTAAATCAGGTCTAATGATGGGCTTAGGTGAAACAAAAGATGAGATATTAGAAGTAATGCGTGATTTACGTCTAAACGGCGTAACTATGCTAACTATAGGTCAATATCTCCAGCCTAGCATTCATCATTTACCTGTAAAACGTTATGTCAGTCCTAAAGAATTTGATGAAATAAAAAATGAATCTTTAGCTATGGGTTTTACTCATGCTTATTGCGGTCCTTTTATCCGTTCTTCCTATCACGCGGATTTACAATATCAAGATAAAGGTATATAA
- the folK gene encoding 2-amino-4-hydroxy-6-hydroxymethyldihydropteridine diphosphokinase has protein sequence MELVFVSVGSNLSEPLLQVTKALSALGAIPKTSIVMCSSYYRSRPLVNNYNYNNNQPDYLNAVVALETELTPELFLYYINIIEIQHGRTRQKYRFAPRTLDLDIVLFGTKIIATSKLTVPHYDMHNREFIIYPLEEIAPNIILPDGTSLVAIRRNINRNGMILWDDTSLITER, from the coding sequence ATGGAACTTGTATTTGTCTCAGTTGGTAGTAATTTATCTGAACCTTTGCTACAGGTAACAAAAGCACTATCTGCTTTAGGAGCAATCCCAAAAACAAGTATAGTTATGTGTTCTTCTTACTATAGAAGCAGACCATTAGTCAATAATTATAATTATAATAATAATCAGCCTGATTATCTTAATGCTGTGGTAGCATTAGAAACTGAACTTACGCCAGAATTATTTCTATATTATATAAATATAATTGAAATACAACATGGACGTACACGTCAAAAGTACCGCTTTGCGCCCCGTACTTTAGATTTAGATATTGTACTATTTGGTACCAAAATAATAGCAACAAGTAAGTTAACTGTGCCACATTACGATATGCATAACCGTGAATTCATTATTTATCCGCTAGAAGAGATTGCTCCTAATATCATATTACCTGATGGCACATCCCTAGTTGCCATCAGAAGAAACATTAATAGAAATGGCATGATATTATGGGATGATACCTCTCTAATTACTGAGAGATAA
- the nadD gene encoding nicotinate-nucleotide adenylyltransferase — translation MAKRLLTAFYGGTFDPIHNGHLQPVIALAKLVNLKRVIILPNKIPLHRKQPQATPNQRLMMTRLAIADTQCELFIIDERELHSPKPSLTVETFKSIRREYGPIAPIGLIIGQDSLLTLPQWHRSQELLELCHIIVCTRPCYQHYSSSYLWIENRLTNDPTAMCYQPAGLVYCAATPALAISASEIRWRLHAILPCCDLLTPSVQGYILEQGLYR, via the coding sequence ATGGCTAAAAGATTATTAACTGCTTTCTATGGTGGTACTTTTGATCCTATTCATAATGGTCATTTACAGCCAGTAATCGCTCTAGCCAAGCTAGTCAATCTAAAACGAGTTATTATTTTACCAAATAAAATTCCACTACACCGTAAACAGCCACAAGCTACCCCTAATCAAAGACTAATGATGACACGACTAGCTATTGCAGATACCCAATGTGAGCTATTTATTATAGATGAAAGAGAATTACACAGTCCTAAACCATCTTTGACGGTAGAAACATTTAAATCTATACGTAGAGAATATGGTCCGATAGCCCCGATCGGGTTAATTATAGGTCAAGATTCCCTATTAACGTTACCACAGTGGCACAGAAGTCAAGAATTATTAGAATTATGCCATATTATTGTTTGCACTAGACCTTGTTACCAGCATTATAGTAGTAGTTATTTATGGATAGAAAATCGTTTAACTAATGATCCTACAGCTATGTGCTACCAACCAGCTGGACTAGTATATTGTGCTGCAACACCAGCACTAGCTATCTCAGCTAGTGAAATTCGCTGGCGCCTACATGCTATTCTACCTTGTTGTGATTTATTAACTCCTTCTGTACAAGGTTATATTTTAGAGCAAGGATTATATCGATAG